In a genomic window of Zingiber officinale cultivar Zhangliang chromosome 9B, Zo_v1.1, whole genome shotgun sequence:
- the LOC122025045 gene encoding uncharacterized protein LOC122025045, with protein sequence MAGFVQNLDDGELWLPSELIVDVGLSRYRHCSGAFSGARVLHESEVECLATNLLPFGTLDRLHLRLAVKQPLAVPPPFEDFTRVGPLGWFGASEREIWAGPCPQETQSGLRVLSSPGAYRGRVASGFLGEMFWSHPAAPVQLQTEIYGRASPRPLLPVQSHSSVRLVAQGKRKCGGTGVFLPRVKELEKEYTGEHQRQRSTRSPSTKKQMNPFQSPSEVGLPQEWTY encoded by the exons ATGGCGGGCTTCGTGCAGAACCTGGACGACGGCGAGCTCTGGCTGCCTTCCGAGTTAATCGTGGACGTAGGCCTCTCGCGCTACCGCCATTGCTCTGGCGCCTTCTCCGGCGCCCGCGTCCTACATGAGTCTGAAGTTGAGTGCCTAGCAACCAACCTCCTGCCCTTTGGCACCTTAGATCGCCTTCATCTTCGCCTCGCCGTGAAGCAGCCTCTTGCTGTGCCACCCCCTTTCGAG GACTTCACGCGTGTTGGACCACTGGGCTGGTTCGGAGCTTCGGAGAGAGAGATATGGGCTGGGCCATGTCCTCAGGAAACTCAATCAGGGTTAAGGGTTTTGTCGTCTCCAGGTGCCTACCGTGGGCGAGTGGCATCCGGATTTTTGGGGGAGATGTTCTGGTCTCATCCGGCGGCTCCGGTGCAGTTGCAG ACGGAGATTTACGGTAGGGCATCCCCGAGGCCGCTGCTTCCGGTTCAAAGCCACTCCTCCGTTCGGCTGGTTGCGCAGGGAAAACGGAAGTGCGGAGGAACCGGTGTGTTTCTTCCGCGTGTGAAGGAACTGGAGAAAGAAT ACACAGGAGAGCATCAAAGACAGAGATCAACAAGAAGCCCATCAACGAAGAAGCAGATGAATCCATTTCAGTCTCCCTCAGAGGTGGGTCTCCCACAGGAATGGACCTACTGA